The proteins below are encoded in one region of Buttiauxella gaviniae:
- a CDS encoding response regulator, with protein MQRILIVDDHPLIRMSMRMLLEQEGYEVVGEIDDGSEVLPAIRKMQPDIIILDIFLPKMDGLKVISRIKSEGSPVKILVVSSQEEQHFAPRCMRAGATGFISKNNGLDELNEAIKAIVKNRVYFPANVYSAVNEGPSENDAALISTLSNRELQIFQYLVRGWSNKKISETMLLSDKTVSTYKVRLMKKLNVQSLVELVDFAKINSVIN; from the coding sequence ATGCAGCGTATTTTAATTGTAGACGATCACCCTTTGATCCGCATGTCGATGCGCATGTTGCTTGAGCAGGAAGGTTATGAGGTCGTTGGCGAAATCGATGATGGTAGCGAAGTCTTGCCTGCTATCAGAAAGATGCAGCCAGATATTATCATCCTCGATATATTCCTGCCTAAAATGGACGGACTGAAAGTCATTTCGCGTATAAAATCAGAGGGTTCACCCGTTAAGATTCTTGTCGTTTCTTCTCAGGAAGAACAGCATTTTGCACCTCGTTGTATGCGCGCGGGTGCGACAGGGTTTATATCAAAAAATAATGGCCTTGATGAATTAAATGAAGCCATTAAGGCCATTGTTAAAAACAGAGTTTATTTTCCGGCGAATGTCTATAGTGCCGTAAATGAAGGCCCATCTGAAAATGATGCAGCTTTAATTTCAACATTGTCGAACAGAGAGCTCCAGATTTTTCAGTATTTAGTCCGAGGCTGGAGCAATAAAAAAATATCCGAAACCATGTTATTAAGCGACAAGACGGTAAGTACCTATAAAGTCCGTTTAATGAAAAAACTTAATGTGCAATCACTGGTTGAACTCGTCGATTTCGCAAAGATAAACTCAGTCATTAACTAA
- a CDS encoding ATP-binding protein, whose product MVNTGLCAQSPSTDCARHQEHSVSCAPDTVKTEQVFTGDELAWIQQHPVIKVAVYLQEPPLAYKKPNGQFSGIMPGLLNGVSLLTGLRFEYLYVNGVTQAESYVKNGQADMIGSIYQTSGINIPVTTPWTNDSLIIVKPKGSGKTVDILDKKIGLQALNPAVNYLITNYPRTKFIVVESNGILNDMLKRGEIDAYINSQLNSMFHDDNSSSKGNGIHDFNVSVFTENNPVSFGVTSPELLSIMNKSLESLPHINNDRNTSIQPKQSKSNNTILIYADKYSPILFILLALTIVSGLIIFARLIKSKHEKESLEFLDTIIKSMPNAVFIRDAKGVLIGCNDNYLQEARATREQALGKKITAPEVYRLLGDVVYEIEKDYMQVINSGEALFNERQVMVSDEAFPRTVLHWLLPFRNARGQVRGIFGGWININERQQLLQQLVSAKDQAEKANKAKTNFLSTMSHEIRTPLNAITGMLEIAINKGSLSNNNNDNVIKVAYDAALNLVDLVGDILDVAKIEHGSMMLNPEPTKNIDTIVESVVTMFRSVADKKGIELIFNGMSNLPDVMLDALRFRQIISNVIGNAIKFTDEGHVYISLDGQKTKSDTLLLNILVRDTGVGIPAEDMDKLFEPFAQANNNQSINVREGSGLGLNISRTLCNMMNGELALDSEYGLGTTVHISMRLPLVNQTISKFTSHSRNAHSEEKQKLKWEKGKILIVDDYLPNRLLLSEQLQPTGSTLFTANNGEEGFNIWLKDGPFDVVITDVNMPIMDGYKLTEKIRHNENKYQHMPAYILGFTASAISEEHQKSIDAGMNGLLFKPSTINMVYEELMTAQEYIHNEYESRVEGLLHMLSKFTGGKSDKNHQMLNMIKQTLANDAYELDKYLNNGDSSELCGTIHRIKGGASTISMNSVLICCEELNRLSASGIGNDYVLKQSVQHLIFALRQTQLISEHVSQTL is encoded by the coding sequence ATGGTTAATACAGGTTTATGCGCACAAAGCCCCTCAACGGATTGTGCCAGGCATCAGGAGCACAGTGTTAGCTGCGCTCCTGATACCGTCAAAACAGAACAAGTTTTTACCGGTGATGAGTTGGCATGGATTCAGCAACACCCGGTAATAAAAGTAGCTGTCTATTTACAAGAGCCTCCTCTGGCATATAAAAAACCAAACGGCCAGTTTTCGGGCATTATGCCAGGGCTTCTTAATGGCGTCAGTCTGTTGACTGGATTGCGCTTCGAATATCTGTATGTCAATGGTGTGACTCAGGCTGAATCCTACGTGAAAAATGGCCAGGCAGATATGATCGGCTCTATTTATCAAACATCAGGGATAAACATCCCCGTTACGACACCCTGGACAAATGACTCATTAATTATAGTCAAGCCAAAGGGTTCTGGTAAGACGGTAGATATCCTCGATAAAAAGATTGGCTTACAAGCTTTAAATCCTGCCGTCAACTATCTTATAACTAATTATCCGCGTACAAAATTTATCGTAGTTGAATCCAATGGCATTTTGAATGACATGTTAAAGAGAGGTGAGATTGATGCCTATATAAACTCCCAGCTTAACTCAATGTTCCATGATGATAACTCAAGCAGCAAAGGTAATGGAATCCATGATTTTAATGTGTCGGTATTTACTGAAAACAATCCCGTGAGTTTCGGGGTGACTTCACCAGAACTACTCAGTATTATGAATAAGTCGCTGGAGTCGTTGCCACATATCAATAACGATAGAAATACTTCCATTCAGCCTAAGCAATCAAAATCAAATAACACAATATTAATATATGCTGACAAATACTCACCAATATTATTTATTCTGCTGGCGTTAACAATAGTCTCAGGGCTTATTATTTTTGCAAGATTAATTAAATCAAAGCATGAGAAGGAATCTCTGGAGTTTCTGGATACCATTATTAAAAGTATGCCCAATGCGGTTTTTATCCGTGACGCAAAAGGGGTGTTGATTGGTTGTAATGATAATTACCTGCAGGAAGCGCGGGCAACCCGTGAACAGGCACTGGGTAAAAAAATCACAGCTCCGGAAGTTTATCGATTACTGGGCGATGTGGTTTACGAAATCGAAAAAGATTACATGCAGGTGATTAATAGTGGAGAAGCTCTGTTTAACGAACGTCAGGTGATGGTCAGCGACGAAGCCTTCCCGAGGACCGTTTTGCATTGGCTGTTACCATTCAGGAACGCACGTGGTCAGGTTCGTGGCATTTTTGGCGGATGGATAAACATCAATGAGCGTCAGCAATTATTACAGCAATTAGTTTCTGCGAAAGATCAGGCTGAGAAAGCCAATAAGGCAAAAACTAACTTTTTATCGACGATGAGCCATGAAATACGAACCCCACTGAACGCCATTACCGGCATGCTTGAAATCGCCATCAATAAAGGTTCTTTATCCAATAACAACAATGATAATGTTATTAAAGTTGCCTATGATGCCGCACTTAATTTGGTTGATCTGGTTGGGGATATTCTTGATGTGGCTAAAATTGAGCATGGCAGTATGATGCTTAACCCTGAGCCCACTAAGAATATTGATACCATTGTCGAATCGGTTGTAACGATGTTCCGTAGTGTGGCAGATAAAAAAGGGATTGAGCTAATTTTTAACGGAATGTCTAACTTGCCTGATGTCATGCTGGATGCTTTGCGTTTCCGACAGATTATTTCTAACGTTATCGGTAATGCAATTAAATTTACCGATGAAGGCCACGTTTATATCTCTCTTGATGGCCAAAAAACGAAGAGTGACACTCTGCTGCTTAATATCCTGGTTCGTGACACAGGAGTAGGGATTCCAGCGGAAGATATGGATAAGTTATTCGAGCCCTTTGCTCAGGCGAATAACAATCAAAGTATTAATGTTCGGGAAGGTTCAGGCCTTGGGTTAAATATATCCAGAACGCTGTGTAACATGATGAATGGTGAACTGGCATTAGACAGCGAGTATGGTTTAGGAACTACGGTACATATCAGCATGAGATTACCGCTGGTCAACCAAACCATTTCAAAATTCACCAGTCATAGTAGGAATGCCCATTCAGAAGAAAAACAAAAGCTGAAATGGGAAAAGGGTAAGATCCTGATTGTGGATGATTACCTGCCTAATCGATTATTACTGAGTGAACAATTACAACCGACGGGTTCAACGCTTTTTACTGCTAACAATGGTGAGGAGGGCTTTAATATTTGGTTAAAAGATGGCCCGTTTGATGTGGTGATCACCGATGTAAACATGCCGATTATGGATGGCTATAAACTCACCGAAAAAATACGTCACAATGAAAATAAGTACCAGCACATGCCGGCCTATATATTAGGGTTTACAGCAAGCGCCATTTCAGAAGAACACCAAAAATCTATAGATGCAGGAATGAATGGGCTCCTGTTTAAACCTTCAACCATCAACATGGTTTATGAAGAATTAATGACCGCTCAAGAATACATCCATAATGAGTACGAAAGCCGGGTTGAAGGATTATTACATATGTTGTCTAAGTTCACTGGAGGTAAAAGTGATAAGAATCATCAGATGTTGAATATGATTAAGCAGACGCTGGCTAATGATGCTTACGAGCTTGATAAGTATTTGAACAATGGAGATTCATCGGAATTGTGCGGCACCATCCATCGGATCAAAGGAGGGGCAAGTACGATCAGCATGAACAGCGTGCTCATCTGTTGTGAAGAGTTAAACCGTCTGTCTGCCAGTGGCATTGGGAATGATTACGTCCTGAAACAAAGCGTCCAACATTTGATTTTCGCTTTACGCCAGACTCAACTTATTTCTGAACATGTGTCTCAAACGCTGTAG
- a CDS encoding LysR family transcriptional regulator, protein MRRKNANDYQAFIAVAREKSFTKAAAQLGVSQSALSYTVRTLEADLGLRLLTRTTRSVSVTEAGERLLSRIGPLFDEIESEITALSGLREKPAGTVRITAVEHAADTILWPKLAPMLLEYPDINIEIISEYGLKDIVAERYDAGVRLGEQVDMDMVSLPLARDFRFAVVGAPSYFKGKKYPETPRDLNDHSCIRLRLPTHGGFYTWEFQKNDNEIKVRIDGRATFSTINMMRHAALDGLGLAYLPLDTVSAYIENGMLIQVLIDWCPPRPPYHLYYPSRLQHSPAFALVLEALRNRSL, encoded by the coding sequence ATGCGTCGTAAAAATGCTAACGATTATCAAGCTTTTATCGCGGTCGCCCGAGAAAAAAGCTTCACAAAAGCAGCCGCTCAGTTAGGTGTCTCGCAGTCGGCGCTGAGCTACACCGTAAGGACTCTTGAAGCGGATCTTGGCCTTCGTCTTCTTACCCGCACCACGCGAAGCGTTTCTGTTACAGAAGCTGGCGAGCGATTACTTTCTCGTATCGGCCCCCTTTTTGATGAAATTGAAAGCGAGATAACCGCGCTCAGCGGTTTGCGAGAAAAACCAGCCGGTACTGTGCGCATTACGGCCGTTGAACATGCCGCCGATACGATACTCTGGCCTAAACTCGCCCCTATGCTGCTTGAATATCCCGATATTAATATTGAAATCATCAGTGAGTACGGGCTCAAGGATATTGTTGCTGAACGTTATGACGCGGGGGTTCGGTTAGGCGAACAGGTCGATATGGACATGGTTTCCCTGCCTCTTGCCAGAGACTTCCGTTTTGCAGTGGTCGGAGCGCCCTCTTATTTCAAGGGGAAGAAGTATCCGGAAACGCCTCGTGATCTAAACGACCATAGCTGTATCAGGTTACGCCTGCCCACTCACGGTGGCTTCTATACCTGGGAATTTCAGAAAAATGATAATGAAATTAAGGTTCGTATTGATGGTCGAGCGACGTTCAGCACAATAAATATGATGAGACACGCCGCCCTTGATGGATTGGGGCTTGCCTATCTCCCGCTAGATACAGTCAGTGCATACATCGAAAATGGGATGTTAATTCAAGTGCTTATTGACTGGTGCCCCCCGCGTCCCCCCTACCATCTTTACTATCCAAGCCGTCTACAACATTCTCCTGCATTTGCACTCGTGCTCGAAGCACTTCGCAACCGTAGCCTTTGA
- a CDS encoding NADH-dependent flavin oxidoreductase, whose amino-acid sequence MKQTPLLERFSLGKGVTLRNRIVMAPMTTWAGNDDGTVSYEEEAYYRRRVQDIGLVITGCTHVQENGKGFTGEFAAYDDKFIPGLKRLATAAKSGGAPAILQIFHAGVKTSPELVSDIVAASAVPGDAGPFAPSVTPRELTCAEVETVIQAFGEATRRAIEAGFDGVELHGAHGFLLQNFFSPHSNHRVDEWGGSLENRMRFPLRVVESVRKSIAEHATNPFLMGYRISLDEHYDDGLRIDESLQLVDRLIDEGIDYLHVSLGNALEARPVNAPNGPKIIELARDYLAGRIPLIVAGQLRTPEQAEEAVKTGVSLAAIGQGIVMNPDWVRFVQGQAEGEIAVDISASDVEQLAIPHKLWRVIEETTGWFNIR is encoded by the coding sequence ATGAAACAAACTCCACTGCTTGAAAGATTTTCACTCGGTAAAGGTGTAACCCTGCGCAACCGTATTGTTATGGCCCCCATGACCACCTGGGCTGGTAATGATGACGGCACAGTATCTTACGAGGAAGAAGCTTATTATCGTCGGCGCGTGCAGGACATCGGGCTGGTGATTACCGGCTGTACGCATGTTCAGGAAAATGGCAAAGGATTTACGGGGGAATTTGCTGCCTATGACGACAAGTTTATTCCCGGCTTAAAACGCCTTGCAACTGCCGCAAAAAGTGGTGGAGCGCCAGCAATCTTACAAATTTTCCATGCCGGTGTTAAAACCAGCCCTGAACTGGTTTCGGATATCGTTGCGGCAAGCGCCGTTCCCGGCGATGCTGGCCCTTTCGCGCCTTCCGTCACCCCTCGTGAACTGACATGCGCTGAAGTCGAAACCGTAATTCAGGCTTTCGGTGAAGCCACTCGCCGGGCCATTGAGGCGGGTTTTGACGGTGTTGAATTGCATGGCGCCCATGGCTTTTTACTTCAGAACTTTTTCTCACCTCATTCTAATCACAGAGTAGATGAATGGGGTGGATCTCTTGAAAACCGTATGCGTTTCCCACTCCGCGTCGTCGAAAGTGTACGTAAATCTATCGCTGAGCATGCAACGAATCCATTTCTGATGGGATACCGCATTTCACTGGATGAGCATTACGACGATGGTTTACGCATTGATGAATCTCTTCAACTGGTCGATCGCCTCATCGATGAGGGCATTGATTATCTTCATGTATCACTCGGTAATGCACTTGAAGCCCGACCGGTGAATGCGCCGAATGGCCCCAAGATCATCGAACTTGCTCGTGATTATCTCGCTGGACGTATACCTCTGATTGTTGCAGGACAACTCCGTACGCCAGAACAAGCTGAGGAAGCTGTTAAAACGGGAGTATCTTTGGCGGCTATAGGCCAGGGAATAGTTATGAATCCAGACTGGGTTAGGTTCGTACAAGGTCAAGCGGAAGGCGAAATCGCGGTCGACATTAGTGCTTCTGATGTGGAGCAACTTGCCATACCTCATAAACTATGGCGTGTAATTGAAGAAACGACTGGCTGGTTCAATATTCGGTAG
- a CDS encoding aldo/keto reductase translates to MRYRIFGNTGLRVSALALGTGNFGNGWGYGADKDEAHNIYTHYREAGGNFIDTADQYQFGQSETMLSDFIATDRDDIVLATKFSLGDSPQAGLQRSGNSRKSMINSLEASLKRLKTDHIDLLWVHMPDGVTPIDEIARALDDLIRSGKILYAGLSDFPAWRVATAATLAELRGWSSVSAVQLEYSLVERSAERELLPMAAGFNLGVVSWSPLGGGLLTGKYRKGESGRAQGLGAVIHDESNLIKTTTVDTVLSIADETGHTPGQIAIAWVLSKGTLPIIGPRTAEQLADNLASVNVQLTSEQLSRLDAASAITLGFPHDIVAASAPSLGGGKHELIDTAIRPVR, encoded by the coding sequence ATGCGTTATCGCATCTTTGGAAATACAGGCCTCAGAGTCTCAGCTCTCGCTCTCGGTACAGGTAATTTCGGTAACGGCTGGGGTTATGGTGCGGATAAGGATGAAGCACATAATATCTATACCCACTACCGTGAAGCCGGTGGCAACTTTATCGATACGGCTGACCAGTACCAATTCGGGCAATCAGAAACAATGCTCAGCGACTTCATCGCAACCGACCGCGACGATATCGTGCTTGCCACCAAATTTTCTCTGGGCGACTCGCCTCAAGCAGGCCTCCAGCGCTCCGGTAATAGCCGTAAATCAATGATTAACTCCCTTGAGGCAAGTCTTAAACGCTTAAAAACCGATCATATCGATTTACTTTGGGTACACATGCCTGATGGGGTAACACCGATTGATGAAATTGCGAGAGCCCTCGATGATCTGATACGTTCTGGAAAAATTCTCTACGCTGGCCTGTCGGATTTCCCGGCATGGCGTGTTGCGACTGCCGCCACCTTAGCTGAACTTCGTGGCTGGTCGTCTGTATCTGCGGTGCAACTGGAATACAGTCTCGTGGAACGCTCGGCCGAACGCGAGCTTCTGCCTATGGCCGCGGGTTTTAACCTGGGCGTAGTGAGTTGGTCTCCTTTAGGCGGAGGCTTGCTTACAGGGAAATATCGCAAAGGCGAATCTGGACGAGCACAAGGTTTGGGCGCGGTGATACATGATGAGAGCAATCTAATCAAAACCACTACTGTTGATACCGTACTGTCTATTGCTGACGAAACGGGACATACACCCGGGCAAATTGCTATCGCATGGGTGCTTTCAAAGGGTACGCTCCCGATTATAGGTCCGCGTACAGCGGAACAACTTGCAGATAATCTCGCATCAGTCAACGTTCAACTGACGAGTGAACAGTTATCACGCCTGGATGCCGCCAGCGCAATTACGCTTGGGTTCCCGCACGACATCGTAGCCGCTTCTGCCCCGTCTCTTGGCGGTGGAAAGCATGAGTTAATTGATACAGCAATCCGGCCCGTACGTTGA
- a CDS encoding MerR family transcriptional regulator, with product MAFYSIGEVAERCAINPVTLRAWQRRYGLLKPQRSEGGHRQFDEEDIERIEEIKRLIKSGVSVGKVKALLEARAASASTPPVHAEWLSLQEEMMSVLRLIQPVKLRAKIASFGHDFPVDDLIDNIFIPVRQCLDLDKNTAQAMSSLLDGALIEYAVQCLADSRKTEGRDTLLIGWDSDDRTRLWLEAWRLSQNGWRIHVLAEPLDSPRPELFPGQHIFVWTGTTSTPRQQEQLAHWHKQGFAIAFHYVG from the coding sequence ATGGCCTTTTACAGTATCGGCGAAGTCGCTGAACGATGCGCAATCAACCCTGTCACACTGCGTGCGTGGCAGCGGCGCTATGGTTTGCTAAAACCTCAAAGGAGTGAAGGCGGGCATCGGCAGTTCGATGAAGAAGATATCGAGCGTATTGAGGAGATTAAACGCTTGATTAAAAGTGGCGTGTCAGTAGGGAAGGTTAAAGCGCTGCTGGAAGCCAGAGCGGCTAGCGCCAGTACGCCACCCGTCCATGCAGAATGGCTTTCATTGCAAGAAGAGATGATGAGCGTTTTGCGTCTTATTCAGCCCGTAAAACTTCGCGCAAAAATTGCCTCATTCGGCCATGATTTTCCGGTGGACGATCTTATCGACAATATTTTTATCCCGGTCCGCCAGTGCCTTGATCTGGATAAAAATACTGCCCAGGCCATGAGTAGTCTGCTCGATGGTGCGCTGATTGAATATGCTGTTCAATGCCTTGCGGATTCACGAAAAACTGAAGGTAGAGATACGTTACTGATCGGTTGGGATAGCGATGACCGAACGCGTCTTTGGCTGGAAGCATGGCGGTTGTCACAAAATGGCTGGCGCATTCACGTTTTGGCTGAACCGCTGGATTCTCCTCGCCCGGAACTCTTTCCTGGGCAGCATATCTTCGTCTGGACAGGAACAACATCAACGCCGCGTCAGCAAGAGCAACTCGCGCACTGGCATAAGCAAGGGTTCGCAATTGCGTTTCATTATGTTGGGTAG
- a CDS encoding diguanylate phosphodiesterase encodes MLTTIIYRSHICKDISLHSLKDMVAAANLKNDHADVTGILLFNGTHFFQLLEGPEESVLSIYHHICQDKRHYNVVELLYDYAPARRFGKTGMELFDLREHDREEVLQTVLDKGTSKYQLIYNDRALQFFRTFVEATEKENYFEIPPAESWDFIPDDNARSTTAVVVDNAADCSFAFQPMIDPFAQKIISVEALLRTPCGNSPAAYFEGLTGKARYQADLDSKKIAFAMASALKLGEFSFSVNLLPMTLVMIPDAVNFLLREIQINGLVPEQITVEFTESEVISRIDDFTSSIRQLKAAGFSVAIDHFGAGFAGLSLLTQFQPDRIKINRELIKDVHKSGPRQAIIQAVIKCCASLEIAVSAVGVEKPEEWMWLESAGISQFQGHLFAIPCLSGISAVAWPEKKADL; translated from the coding sequence ATGCTCACGACCATCATTTACCGTAGCCACATCTGCAAAGACATATCGCTTCACTCGCTGAAGGATATGGTGGCGGCCGCAAACTTAAAAAATGATCACGCCGATGTAACCGGCATCCTGCTGTTCAATGGGACTCACTTCTTCCAGTTGCTTGAGGGGCCGGAAGAGAGCGTGCTGAGTATTTACCACCATATTTGCCAGGATAAACGCCATTACAATGTTGTTGAGTTGCTTTACGACTATGCTCCGGCGCGTCGGTTTGGGAAAACAGGGATGGAACTCTTTGATTTGAGAGAGCATGACAGGGAGGAGGTACTTCAGACGGTGCTGGATAAAGGCACCTCGAAATATCAACTTATCTATAACGATCGCGCGCTCCAGTTCTTCCGCACATTTGTTGAGGCCACGGAAAAAGAGAACTATTTTGAAATTCCTCCCGCTGAGTCTTGGGATTTCATTCCTGACGATAACGCGAGATCTACCACGGCCGTGGTGGTTGATAACGCAGCGGATTGTAGCTTTGCCTTCCAGCCGATGATTGACCCGTTTGCCCAAAAAATCATTTCAGTAGAAGCGTTGCTTCGCACGCCGTGCGGTAATTCGCCGGCCGCTTATTTTGAAGGATTAACAGGGAAGGCGCGTTACCAGGCCGATCTCGACAGCAAAAAAATCGCCTTTGCGATGGCGAGTGCGCTAAAGCTCGGGGAATTTTCTTTTTCCGTTAATTTGCTGCCAATGACCCTGGTGATGATCCCCGATGCGGTTAATTTCTTGTTAAGGGAAATTCAGATAAATGGCCTTGTGCCAGAGCAGATAACCGTAGAATTTACTGAGAGCGAAGTTATCTCTCGCATTGATGATTTCACCAGCTCCATCCGTCAGCTTAAAGCTGCAGGGTTCAGCGTCGCCATCGACCACTTTGGGGCCGGGTTCGCAGGGCTTTCGTTGTTGACCCAATTTCAGCCAGACAGAATTAAGATCAACCGTGAACTTATTAAAGATGTACACAAAAGTGGCCCGCGCCAGGCCATCATTCAGGCGGTGATCAAATGCTGTGCATCGCTCGAAATCGCTGTTTCTGCAGTAGGCGTTGAAAAACCGGAGGAGTGGATGTGGCTTGAATCTGCGGGTATTTCACAGTTTCAGGGGCATCTGTTTGCCATCCCGTGCCTTAGTGGAATATCGGCTGTGGCGTGGCCAGAAAAGAAAGCAGACCTTTGA
- the ycgZ gene encoding regulatory protein YcgZ: MQQNNYVPDTANAITRYFSKAALPSQQETLGQIVVEILSDGRSLNRKSICTKLLRRVEQASGPEEESHYHTLIGLLFDR; the protein is encoded by the coding sequence ATGCAACAGAACAATTATGTTCCGGATACCGCTAACGCCATTACCAGATATTTCTCAAAAGCGGCATTGCCTTCCCAGCAGGAAACATTGGGGCAGATTGTTGTAGAGATTCTTAGCGATGGACGCAGTTTGAACAGAAAATCAATCTGTACAAAACTGTTGCGCCGCGTTGAACAGGCTTCGGGTCCTGAAGAAGAGAGTCACTACCACACTTTGATTGGCCTGCTTTTTGATCGCTAG
- a CDS encoding biofilm development regulator YmgB/AriR family protein, with product MLHKSEIYATLPNSALTAYFRNAGDTLADEAVLLGAVIRSILATDGHLTNKAIIQRLIEAIESTDDVVTIDIIRKTLEIVVDHTTDDI from the coding sequence ATGCTTCATAAATCAGAAATTTATGCCACTTTGCCGAACTCTGCATTGACTGCATATTTTCGTAACGCTGGCGACACGCTGGCCGATGAGGCCGTATTACTCGGAGCAGTAATACGCAGCATTCTTGCTACTGATGGACACCTCACTAATAAAGCGATTATCCAACGTTTAATCGAAGCCATTGAGTCTACCGATGATGTGGTAACCATTGACATTATTCGTAAAACGCTTGAAATCGTTGTTGACCACACGACGGACGATATTTGA
- a CDS encoding methyl-accepting chemotaxis protein, whose protein sequence is MLNNYSVRTVIVVVVSLFFVAMDLISPLLSASLNVIFMLNIVWFLLFVSLWFYMTKYLVKPINEVKRNIDEINSGNLSINIREFGNNCAGKLIPGINKLSKEISRLVLDIRNSSQAASLLSGTLANQSADLSVKTEQQSAMLMQTAASMEEISAGTKSNAENTRQLNNITSEAHKSADHGSHLMQKLTENMVSITDCSNKMTEILSIIDGIAFQTNILALNAAVEAARAGEHGKGFAVVAGEVRILAKKSSESAKSIKSLIEITNANVSQGAKLVSEAEKNMHDIVSGSDDLNNLMGHIFISTNEQEKGIQQITIALSELEKVTHSNAAVVVELAESSDVLKNQVAELQKRTNNLRMGNEEGISAVAIPKAGTRQPVGLVF, encoded by the coding sequence ATGCTTAATAACTACAGCGTCAGAACCGTTATTGTGGTTGTAGTGTCACTGTTTTTTGTCGCAATGGATTTAATTTCCCCTCTGCTTTCTGCAAGTTTGAATGTCATATTCATGTTAAATATCGTCTGGTTTTTATTGTTTGTTTCGTTATGGTTTTATATGACAAAGTACCTTGTAAAACCTATCAACGAAGTAAAGCGAAATATTGATGAAATAAACTCCGGGAATCTTTCAATAAATATTCGTGAATTTGGTAATAACTGCGCCGGAAAGTTAATTCCGGGTATCAATAAACTCTCCAAAGAAATATCAAGACTGGTCCTTGATATTCGAAACTCCTCTCAGGCAGCCAGTCTGTTATCCGGAACACTTGCTAATCAAAGCGCTGACCTGTCGGTAAAAACGGAGCAGCAGTCGGCCATGCTGATGCAGACCGCCGCCAGTATGGAAGAGATCTCCGCAGGCACCAAAAGCAATGCGGAAAATACCCGTCAGCTCAATAACATCACCAGCGAAGCCCATAAATCGGCAGATCACGGCAGCCATTTGATGCAGAAACTCACGGAAAATATGGTTTCCATTACCGACTGTTCAAACAAAATGACCGAAATATTGAGCATCATTGATGGCATCGCTTTCCAGACGAATATCCTGGCGCTGAATGCGGCCGTAGAAGCGGCAAGAGCAGGTGAGCACGGTAAAGGATTTGCGGTGGTGGCGGGGGAAGTCCGCATTCTGGCCAAAAAAAGTTCCGAGTCGGCAAAAAGCATTAAATCGCTTATCGAAATTACCAATGCGAATGTTTCCCAGGGGGCAAAACTAGTTTCAGAAGCAGAAAAAAATATGCATGACATCGTTTCTGGTTCGGACGATCTTAATAACCTGATGGGGCATATTTTTATCTCAACCAACGAGCAGGAAAAAGGGATACAGCAAATTACGATTGCTCTGTCGGAACTTGAGAAAGTCACACACAGCAATGCGGCGGTGGTTGTTGAGCTTGCTGAATCTTCTGACGTTCTTAAAAATCAGGTCGCTGAACTCCAGAAAAGAACCAATAACTTACGCATGGGTAATGAAGAGGGCATATCTGCCGTAGCGATTCCAAAGGCAGGAACGCGCCAACCGGTAGGCCTGGTATTCTAA